A genomic window from Lotus japonicus ecotype B-129 chromosome 1, LjGifu_v1.2 includes:
- the LOC130737767 gene encoding long chain acyl-CoA synthetase 9, chloroplastic-like yields MFPLPVQKVDERGVRWFYTGDIGRFHLDGCLEIIDRKKDIVKLQHGEYVSLGKVEAALLGSPFVDNIMVHADPFHSYCVALVAVHHPKLEDWVSKHGIAYSDFSELCSKDETVKEVHASLVKEAKKARLEKFEIPAKIKVLSDPWTPETGLVTAALKLKRDIIRKTFQEDLAKLYA; encoded by the exons ATGTTTCCTCTCCCAGTCCAGAAG GTTGATGAAAGAGGAGTAAGGTGGTTTTACACTGGTGACATAGGGAGATTTCATCTGGATGGTTGCCTTGAGATCATTGATCGAAAAAAGGACATAGTTAAACTGCAGCATGGAGAATATGTGTCCTTGGGAAAG GTTGAGGCAGCTCTTCTTGGAAGCCCCTTTGTGGACAACATCATGGTGCATGCTGATCCTTTTCATAGTTATTGTGTGGCACTTGTGGCAGTTCATCATCCCAAATTGGAGGATTGGGTTTCAAAGCATGGAATTGCTTATTCTGATTTTTCAGAACTGTGCAGCAAAGATGAAACTGTGAAAGAGGTGCATGCATCACTTGTAAAG GAAGCAAAAAAGGCACGTTTGGAGAAATTTGAGATTCCTGCAAAAATCAAAGTGCTTTCTGACCCATGGACTCCTGAGACTGGCCTTGTTACTGCAGCTCTGAAGCTCAAGAGAGATATCATTAGAAAGACTTTTCAAGAAGACCTTGCAAAGTTATACGCTTGA